The Listeria monocytogenes genome window below encodes:
- a CDS encoding inorganic phosphate transporter, translating to MDTVILITVIIVIVGLAFDFINGFHDIANAVATSISTRALKPRVAIGIAAVMNFLGAISFTGVAESLTKSIVDPFSLHNGEFVVLCGLIAAVIWNLMTWLVGMPSSSSHALIGAIAGASIASASSFSVLNWSGFTTIIIALIISPIIGFTVGYLIYSLFKHLFHDKKLGKMNRRFRFIQIGTAAAQAYSHGTNDAQKTMGIITLALVASGLLKESAGIPFWVQVSCAASMAIGSSVGGYRIIKTVGTKIMKITPVTGVASDLSSLSVIMTATLIHLPVSTTQVIDSSIMGVGTANHKKEVNWRTGKNMVVTWFITLPLAGLLAAVVYWVSAAIFL from the coding sequence ATGGATACGGTTATTTTAATAACGGTTATTATCGTTATAGTGGGGTTGGCGTTTGATTTTATAAATGGATTTCATGATATTGCAAATGCTGTTGCCACAAGTATTTCAACTAGAGCTTTAAAACCGCGAGTAGCAATTGGGATTGCAGCGGTTATGAATTTTTTGGGAGCAATTTCCTTTACAGGGGTAGCGGAATCGCTCACAAAAAGTATTGTAGATCCGTTTTCGCTTCATAATGGGGAATTCGTTGTTTTGTGTGGCTTAATTGCGGCTGTGATTTGGAATTTGATGACTTGGCTTGTTGGTATGCCTAGTAGTTCCTCTCACGCACTTATCGGTGCAATAGCTGGGGCATCGATTGCATCAGCTAGCAGTTTTAGCGTGCTTAACTGGTCAGGATTTACAACTATTATTATTGCGCTTATCATCTCGCCGATTATTGGTTTTACCGTGGGTTACTTGATTTATTCGCTCTTTAAGCATCTTTTTCACGACAAAAAGCTTGGCAAAATGAATCGGCGCTTTCGTTTTATCCAAATTGGAACTGCAGCAGCCCAAGCTTACTCACACGGCACAAATGATGCGCAAAAAACGATGGGAATTATTACACTTGCTTTAGTTGCGAGTGGACTTTTGAAAGAGTCAGCTGGTATTCCGTTTTGGGTGCAAGTAAGTTGTGCGGCATCAATGGCGATTGGATCGTCTGTTGGTGGTTATCGAATCATCAAAACAGTAGGAACGAAAATCATGAAAATCACCCCGGTTACAGGTGTTGCATCTGATTTAAGCTCGCTTTCTGTAATTATGACAGCTACCTTGATTCATTTGCCAGTTAGCACGACGCAAGTCATTGACAGCTCCATTATGGGTGTCGGAACAGCCAACCATAAAAAAGAAGTCAATTGGCGTACGGGTAAAAATATGGTTGTAACTTGGTTTATCACGTTACCACTAGCTGGACTTTTAGCGGCAGTGGTATACTGGGTATCAGCAGCTATTTTTTTATAA
- a CDS encoding VOC family protein, with protein sequence MKIEHVALWTTNLEQMKQFYVTYFGATANDLYENKTKGFTSYFLSFEDGARLEIMSRTDVTGKATGENLGWAHIAISTGTKEAVDELTEKLKQDGFAIAGEPRMTGDGYYESVVLDPEGNQIEITW encoded by the coding sequence ATGAAAATAGAACATGTTGCATTATGGACAACTAATTTAGAACAAATGAAACAATTTTACGTCACTTATTTTGGTGCAACTGCCAATGATTTATATGAAAACAAAACAAAAGGCTTCACTTCTTACTTTCTTTCATTTGAAGACGGAGCAAGGCTTGAAATTATGAGTCGGACAGATGTGACAGGAAAGGCAACGGGGGAAAACTTAGGTTGGGCGCATATTGCTATTTCAACAGGAACAAAAGAAGCAGTGGATGAACTAACCGAAAAACTTAAACAAGACGGATTTGCAATTGCGGGCGAACCAAGAATGACCGGGGATGGATACTACGAAAGTGTCGTGCTAGACCCAGAAGGTAATCAGATCGAAATTACATGGTAA
- a CDS encoding DUF1149 family protein, with protein sequence MDIVTNKIVVEKYNFETIVEENEQFENKIELEVHEVEPVNGNVELMSKGKIFKITIPFLLVLENFRIDGRISRIIQLKAFFGDFSDLEAVDVEGLSNPLIDYIKRLTYDVTEIAFDEPGVSLDFNANHNS encoded by the coding sequence ATGGATATCGTAACTAATAAGATTGTCGTAGAAAAGTATAATTTTGAAACAATCGTGGAAGAAAATGAGCAATTCGAAAACAAAATTGAATTAGAAGTCCATGAAGTAGAGCCAGTCAATGGAAATGTGGAACTGATGTCAAAAGGAAAAATTTTTAAAATAACGATTCCTTTTTTATTAGTCCTTGAAAATTTCCGAATTGACGGTAGAATCAGCCGTATTATTCAATTAAAAGCCTTTTTTGGAGATTTTTCCGATTTAGAAGCTGTAGATGTTGAAGGCTTATCCAATCCGCTAATTGACTACATCAAACGCTTAACATATGATGTAACAGAAATCGCATTTGATGAACCGGGAGTTAGCTTGGATTTTAACGCTAATCATAATAGCTAG
- a CDS encoding NusG domain II-containing protein has product MRQYMKMVRPFDFVIIILLILGSFLPLLLFSVAEAKHVGDDVIAVISQDGKVIREIPLTGHKGNEQFTIKGKGTQYNLMEVDGERIRIKEDNSPDQVGVKMGWKSKAGDTIVCLPHKVFVEIKSTNKKSKDPDTDLIVPN; this is encoded by the coding sequence ATGCGTCAATATATGAAAATGGTACGTCCATTTGATTTTGTAATTATTATTTTACTGATCTTGGGTTCGTTTTTACCACTACTATTATTTTCTGTCGCTGAAGCAAAACACGTGGGTGATGATGTCATAGCAGTTATTTCACAAGATGGCAAAGTGATTCGGGAAATCCCGCTAACTGGGCATAAAGGAAATGAGCAGTTTACGATTAAAGGAAAAGGCACGCAATATAATTTGATGGAAGTAGATGGCGAGCGGATTCGGATAAAAGAAGATAACAGCCCAGACCAAGTAGGTGTCAAAATGGGCTGGAAATCCAAAGCCGGTGACACAATTGTTTGTTTACCACATAAAGTTTTTGTAGAGATAAAATCAACAAACAAAAAAAGCAAAGACCCCGATACAGATTTAATTGTGCCAAATTAA
- the rph gene encoding rifamycin-inactivating phosphotransferase → MKPYVLKFQEIQQHTEALVGGKGMNLGACSTIDGVHVPAGFCLTTEAYKRTLAENNEFTRLLQRLSSLKTSDIDAIREISETIRTLIQHTQIPSEITSNMDTALLDLGGYEMPFAVRSSATAEDLPHTSFAGQHDTYLNIIGRDALLQHISMCWASLFTERAIIYRIQNQFDHRKVQLAVVIQQMISPEASGILFTADPITSNRKSLSIDASFGLGEALVSGLVSADSYTVQDNAITKKLIATKKLAIYSLKEGGTETHPLEESQQTTQTLTDQQILQLAKLGRKIEAHFGKPQDIEWCLAEGVFYIVQSRPITTLYPIPEVSEPGNRVYVSVAHQQMMTDAMKPLGLSFYLMTTPATMYTAGGRLFVDITQSLSAKAYRDMMVHLLGQSDPLIKDALLTVINKKGFLPPLPTEENPSQVPVSRKPPVRNIPDSSVVFELVRNSENSIKLLKQSIETKNGSDLLDFIVEDLEELKRVLFNPTSSDAIMAGMDASAWLNEHIYQWLGEKNVADKLSESAPNNITSQMGLELLDVADVIRPYPAVKAYLEQTKNPDFMNELATLEGGVETKKALEDYLEKYGMRCAGEIDLTKTRWIEKPLTLIPLILSNIKNFEPGASKHKFAQGEKEASHKEQEILERLQKLPDGEQKAMETKEKIDILRHFIGYREYPKYGMINRYFIYKLALLRAGEQLVKNGVLQEREDIYFLYFEELREVVRTGQVDYELINARKRDFATFEKLTPPRILTSDGEMINGEYKRENLPKDAILGLPVSTGTVEGRARVISDMEKADLEDGDILVTAYTDPSWTPAFVSIKGLVTEVGGLMTHGAVIAREYGLPAVVGVEKATTIIKDGQQIRINGTEGYIEILD, encoded by the coding sequence ATGAAACCATATGTACTAAAGTTTCAAGAAATCCAGCAGCATACAGAAGCACTTGTTGGTGGTAAAGGAATGAATTTAGGCGCTTGCTCTACTATCGATGGAGTACATGTTCCCGCAGGTTTTTGCCTGACAACAGAAGCTTACAAGCGAACCTTAGCGGAAAACAATGAATTTACACGACTGCTCCAACGTCTTTCTTCCCTAAAAACAAGTGACATAGATGCTATTCGAGAAATAAGCGAAACGATTCGAACACTTATTCAACATACACAAATCCCCTCTGAAATTACGAGCAATATGGATACAGCGCTTTTAGATTTGGGTGGGTATGAGATGCCTTTCGCCGTTCGGTCTAGTGCCACTGCCGAAGATCTTCCCCATACTTCCTTCGCTGGACAACATGATACGTATTTAAATATTATTGGTAGAGATGCATTATTACAGCATATTAGTATGTGCTGGGCTTCTTTGTTTACCGAGCGCGCGATTATTTATCGCATTCAAAATCAGTTCGATCACCGCAAAGTCCAACTCGCCGTCGTTATTCAACAAATGATTTCTCCTGAAGCATCCGGCATCTTATTTACAGCTGATCCAATTACCTCAAATCGCAAATCCCTCTCCATTGATGCTAGTTTTGGATTAGGTGAAGCGCTTGTTTCTGGTTTAGTCTCAGCTGACTCATACACAGTCCAAGATAACGCTATTACGAAAAAATTAATCGCTACAAAAAAACTGGCCATTTATAGCCTAAAAGAAGGCGGAACAGAGACTCACCCACTTGAAGAATCCCAACAAACCACGCAAACATTAACCGACCAACAAATTTTACAACTTGCTAAACTTGGTAGAAAAATCGAAGCTCATTTTGGCAAACCGCAAGATATTGAATGGTGTTTAGCAGAAGGTGTTTTTTACATTGTTCAGAGTCGGCCTATCACGACTTTATATCCCATTCCAGAAGTAAGCGAACCCGGCAATCGTGTTTATGTTTCTGTTGCACATCAGCAAATGATGACTGACGCGATGAAACCACTTGGGCTTTCCTTTTATTTAATGACGACTCCCGCCACAATGTATACTGCAGGAGGACGATTGTTTGTCGATATTACTCAAAGTCTATCAGCCAAAGCTTATCGAGATATGATGGTTCATTTACTAGGTCAATCAGACCCGCTTATTAAAGATGCCTTACTCACTGTAATTAATAAAAAAGGATTCCTGCCTCCACTACCAACCGAGGAAAACCCAAGCCAGGTGCCTGTTTCTAGAAAACCACCTGTTCGAAATATTCCTGATTCATCTGTCGTTTTTGAATTAGTTCGAAACAGCGAAAACTCCATAAAACTCTTGAAGCAATCCATTGAAACTAAAAACGGATCTGATTTGCTAGATTTTATCGTAGAAGATTTGGAAGAATTAAAGAGAGTTTTATTTAATCCTACGAGTAGTGATGCTATTATGGCCGGTATGGATGCTTCAGCTTGGCTAAATGAACATATTTATCAATGGCTTGGAGAAAAGAATGTGGCCGATAAACTGTCAGAATCAGCTCCAAACAATATTACTTCGCAAATGGGACTTGAATTATTAGATGTAGCCGACGTCATTCGCCCCTATCCTGCTGTCAAAGCCTATTTAGAACAGACGAAAAATCCTGATTTTATGAATGAACTAGCTACTTTAGAAGGTGGCGTAGAAACCAAAAAAGCGCTAGAAGATTACCTTGAAAAATACGGGATGCGCTGTGCGGGCGAAATCGACTTAACTAAAACTCGTTGGATTGAAAAACCGCTAACACTTATTCCACTAATCCTGAGCAATATCAAAAACTTTGAACCCGGTGCAAGTAAGCACAAATTTGCTCAAGGAGAAAAAGAAGCTTCCCATAAAGAACAGGAAATCCTAGAGCGCTTGCAAAAGCTGCCAGACGGAGAACAAAAAGCGATGGAAACAAAAGAAAAAATCGATATTTTACGTCATTTCATCGGCTATCGTGAGTATCCTAAATACGGGATGATTAATCGCTACTTTATTTACAAACTCGCTTTGCTTCGTGCTGGTGAACAACTTGTGAAAAATGGTGTTCTGCAAGAGCGAGAAGATATTTATTTTCTTTACTTTGAAGAACTACGCGAAGTCGTACGTACTGGTCAAGTGGATTACGAACTTATTAACGCTCGAAAACGCGATTTTGCCACTTTCGAAAAATTAACGCCCCCACGCATTCTTACTTCTGACGGAGAAATGATTAACGGTGAATACAAGCGCGAAAATCTTCCTAAAGACGCTATTCTTGGTCTTCCTGTTTCAACAGGGACAGTCGAAGGTCGAGCTCGCGTCATTTCAGATATGGAAAAAGCAGATTTAGAAGATGGCGATATTCTTGTCACTGCTTATACTGACCCTAGTTGGACTCCCGCATTTGTATCTATTAAAGGGCTTGTGACCGAGGTTGGCGGACTTATGACGCACGGAGCAGTGATTGCTCGCGAATACGGCCTTCCTGCTGTAGTGGGTGTCGAAAAAGCAACTACCATTATAAAAGATGGCCAGCAAATTCGGATTAATGGTACAGAAGGCTATATTGAGATTCTTGATTAA
- a CDS encoding cell envelope integrity protein TolA produces MTGLGTLLFLVGIGVLIFGLVSFRKRDWPRKKTQIIIISSILAIMIGVGIIPNTNEEASTEKAIKQEEKMEKVDNTPVLKAETTFTTNDEGTLVVEGKTNPGAKVTLDFVDIPDAVTTADENGAFSLSVSQLDKAQDAVLSIAIDGQTKEQTLQLALTPAYETKLAEKAKAERVAAEKAEAERIERERLAAEEKRAADAKIVAEKKAEEARVAAEKKAAEEKRVAAERSKAAAAAQPDTTNEQGQMVYVTTTGKKYHYDQNCRGLNNSNGETAVTVAQAKARGLTLCKFEQ; encoded by the coding sequence ATGACGGGATTAGGAACTTTATTGTTTCTAGTAGGTATTGGTGTGTTAATTTTTGGGCTTGTGAGTTTTAGAAAAAGAGACTGGCCTCGTAAAAAAACACAAATTATTATTATTAGTTCTATTTTAGCTATTATGATCGGTGTTGGAATTATTCCAAACACAAACGAAGAAGCCTCCACTGAAAAAGCAATAAAACAAGAAGAAAAAATGGAGAAAGTTGATAATACGCCTGTTTTAAAAGCAGAAACGACTTTTACTACAAACGATGAAGGAACCTTGGTGGTCGAAGGGAAAACCAATCCAGGCGCAAAAGTAACACTTGATTTCGTTGATATTCCTGACGCTGTAACTACAGCTGATGAGAACGGCGCTTTCAGTCTTTCTGTAAGTCAACTAGATAAAGCACAAGATGCAGTTCTTTCTATTGCCATTGATGGACAAACAAAAGAACAAACACTTCAATTAGCACTAACCCCTGCTTACGAAACAAAACTTGCAGAAAAAGCCAAAGCAGAGCGAGTTGCGGCGGAAAAAGCAGAAGCTGAAAGAATAGAACGCGAACGTCTAGCTGCCGAAGAAAAACGCGCAGCTGATGCAAAAATTGTGGCGGAAAAGAAAGCTGAAGAAGCTCGAGTGGCAGCCGAGAAAAAAGCAGCAGAAGAAAAACGGGTTGCTGCAGAACGCTCAAAAGCAGCGGCTGCCGCACAACCGGACACGACTAATGAACAAGGACAAATGGTATACGTCACTACTACCGGTAAAAAATATCATTATGACCAGAATTGTCGTGGCTTAAATAACTCAAACGGCGAAACTGCTGTAACAGTAGCGCAAGCAAAAGCGCGAGGCTTAACTTTATGTAAATTTGAACAATAA
- a CDS encoding ZIP family metal transporter — MLNYLSSLNPVLLALLAGIFTWACTAAGASLVFFFKNLNKKWGNVMLGFAAGVMLAASFWSLLAPAIEMSKDLGKFSFVPALVGFLLGGIFLRVIDCIIPHLHFGFPEQAKEGPKTSLRKSILLVLSITIHNIPEGAAVGVAFGAVITGDTETLITAIVLALGIGIQNFPEGAAVSIPLRGEGLSRGKSFWYGQLSAVVEPIFAVIGAVLVVFVTPILPFALAFAAGAMIFVIVEELIPESQVEGSADLATAATMAGFAVMMVLDVALG, encoded by the coding sequence TTGTTAAATTACTTATCATCACTAAATCCGGTTTTGTTAGCACTTCTTGCCGGGATTTTTACATGGGCTTGTACAGCAGCAGGAGCTTCACTCGTATTTTTCTTTAAAAATCTAAATAAAAAATGGGGCAATGTTATGTTGGGGTTCGCTGCGGGCGTTATGCTTGCAGCAAGTTTCTGGTCACTTCTTGCCCCTGCAATCGAAATGAGTAAAGATTTAGGGAAGTTTTCTTTTGTACCAGCTCTTGTTGGTTTTTTACTTGGAGGAATATTTTTACGTGTAATTGATTGTATTATTCCACATTTACATTTTGGGTTCCCAGAGCAAGCGAAGGAAGGTCCAAAAACTTCCCTTCGAAAAAGCATCTTACTCGTTCTTTCTATTACTATCCATAATATTCCAGAAGGAGCTGCTGTTGGGGTCGCTTTTGGAGCCGTGATAACTGGAGATACAGAGACACTTATTACAGCAATCGTTTTGGCGCTTGGTATTGGAATTCAAAACTTTCCAGAGGGAGCAGCAGTATCCATTCCACTGCGAGGAGAAGGGTTGTCAAGAGGAAAGAGCTTCTGGTATGGTCAACTTTCGGCGGTAGTTGAACCGATTTTTGCTGTCATTGGAGCAGTGTTAGTTGTGTTTGTAACACCTATTTTACCGTTTGCGCTTGCTTTTGCGGCTGGAGCGATGATTTTCGTTATTGTAGAGGAGTTAATTCCAGAATCCCAAGTAGAAGGTTCTGCCGATTTAGCGACTGCTGCAACAATGGCAGGATTTGCTGTAATGATGGTTTTAGATGTTGCTTTAGGATGA
- a CDS encoding polysaccharide deacetylase family protein, producing the protein MKIRWIRISLVTILIIAVVFVGVIGFQKYQFSKSRNKVIMQMDRLMKDQDGDNFRRLDKKEDGVEIISYIPKTATKKDNEIIQKEIEKAKAEEVKKLNRDKDKQGIIFYTYHKEKMAEQVVSYKAVQSEYVKEGKTKFVLKDKKDICQNIVTDAETGALLTLGEVLIKNDETKLNLKTAVEQELIRTGDYAVKDVGNLGNIKSLVKWDQTDFELTNSELIVPVEIPGNSEPKKVNIKLADIASSVNKRYLPSSVKVPEVPKAKTNKRIALTFDDGPSASVTPGVLDTLKRYDVKATFFVLGSSVVQNPGLVKRELDEGHQVGSHSWDHPQLTKLSKQEVYNQILQTQKVVFDQTGYFPTTMRPPYGAVNKEVAEEIGLPIIQWSVDTEDWKNKNAAVVTQRVLAGATDGAIVLMHDIHKTTAASLDATLKQLKSQGYEFVTIDELYGEKLQIGKQYFDKTESRMVK; encoded by the coding sequence GTGAAAATTAGGTGGATTAGAATTTCACTAGTTACGATTCTCATTATTGCCGTGGTTTTTGTTGGTGTAATAGGATTCCAAAAATACCAATTTTCAAAGTCGCGCAACAAAGTAATAATGCAGATGGACAGACTAATGAAAGACCAAGATGGAGATAATTTTCGCCGCTTGGATAAGAAAGAAGATGGAGTAGAAATTATTTCGTATATTCCTAAAACAGCCACGAAGAAAGACAACGAAATTATCCAGAAAGAGATTGAAAAGGCCAAAGCTGAAGAAGTTAAGAAGCTTAATAGAGACAAAGATAAGCAAGGGATTATTTTTTACACTTATCATAAAGAAAAAATGGCCGAACAGGTAGTATCTTATAAAGCAGTTCAATCTGAGTACGTAAAAGAAGGTAAAACTAAATTCGTACTTAAAGATAAAAAAGATATTTGCCAAAACATTGTGACTGATGCAGAAACAGGGGCTTTATTAACACTTGGGGAAGTATTAATAAAGAACGATGAAACAAAGCTGAACTTAAAAACAGCTGTAGAACAAGAACTTATCAGAACTGGAGATTACGCTGTAAAAGATGTTGGGAATCTTGGCAACATTAAGAGTTTGGTGAAATGGGATCAAACAGATTTCGAACTTACTAACTCAGAATTAATCGTACCAGTTGAAATACCTGGAAACTCTGAACCAAAAAAAGTAAACATAAAACTTGCTGATATTGCTAGCTCTGTGAATAAACGTTACTTACCAAGCAGTGTAAAAGTTCCAGAAGTACCAAAAGCAAAAACCAACAAGCGTATTGCACTTACTTTTGATGATGGACCAAGTGCTTCCGTAACACCAGGAGTACTTGACACGTTGAAACGCTATGATGTAAAAGCGACATTCTTCGTACTCGGCTCTAGTGTTGTTCAAAATCCAGGTTTAGTAAAACGTGAATTAGATGAAGGGCACCAAGTTGGTAGTCACTCATGGGATCATCCACAATTAACTAAACTATCTAAGCAAGAAGTTTACAACCAGATTCTACAAACGCAAAAAGTTGTATTTGATCAAACTGGGTATTTCCCAACTACAATGCGTCCTCCATATGGCGCAGTCAACAAAGAGGTTGCTGAGGAAATTGGACTTCCAATTATTCAGTGGTCTGTTGATACAGAAGATTGGAAAAATAAAAATGCTGCCGTAGTTACGCAAAGAGTCCTTGCAGGTGCAACGGATGGCGCGATAGTATTGATGCATGATATCCACAAAACAACTGCTGCTAGCCTAGACGCAACGTTGAAACAACTGAAAAGTCAAGGATACGAATTTGTGACTATTGACGAACTTTATGGCGAGAAATTGCAAATTGGGAAGCAATATTTCGACAAAACAGAGTCAAGAATGGTGAAATAA
- a CDS encoding helix-turn-helix transcriptional regulator, whose amino-acid sequence MKVSNKVKQLREERKIGQNELALALEVSRQTIHAIEKGKYNPSLELSLKMARYFRLSIEEIFQLEEN is encoded by the coding sequence TTGAAAGTTAGTAATAAGGTGAAACAATTGCGGGAAGAAAGGAAAATTGGGCAAAATGAATTAGCTTTAGCATTAGAGGTTTCGAGGCAAACAATCCATGCCATTGAAAAAGGCAAATATAATCCTAGTTTAGAACTGAGTTTGAAGATGGCTCGCTATTTTCGATTATCAATTGAAGAGATTTTTCAACTGGAGGAGAATTAG
- a CDS encoding 2'-O-methyl transferase — protein sequence MKRYIINRGITVVATIIYMYPLLGIIKGEKIFEDIVTPISMVIVALIGTLSFIFLFENKSKREYEKDKLEKDERYINNRKTFSYYALIVLALTIPIVLIVLNLYGIEQISISSLTIIFLIFCFAYMLALEIIRKKV from the coding sequence ATGAAACGTTACATCATTAATCGAGGTATTACGGTAGTTGCAACAATTATATACATGTATCCACTTCTAGGGATTATTAAAGGGGAAAAAATATTTGAAGATATCGTTACGCCGATTAGTATGGTAATAGTGGCTTTAATTGGTACGCTAAGTTTTATATTCTTATTTGAAAATAAATCAAAGCGAGAATATGAGAAAGATAAACTAGAAAAAGATGAAAGGTATATCAACAATCGCAAAACGTTTTCTTATTATGCGCTTATCGTTTTAGCATTGACGATACCAATTGTGTTGATTGTTCTTAATTTATACGGGATTGAACAAATCTCCATTTCGAGTTTGACAATCATTTTTCTTATCTTCTGTTTTGCATATATGCTTGCGCTGGAAATTATCCGAAAAAAAGTATGA
- a CDS encoding phage repressor protein, which translates to MRSLDAVEILRRGETIDRYKEGGNSMLPLIKSMQPVRLEPIGTRELKVNDIVFCKVRGSFFTHKISKIRGKQYQISNNHKHVNGWITRNSIYGIVTKIW; encoded by the coding sequence ATGAGAAGCCTGGATGCAGTAGAAATACTCAGACGTGGCGAAACCATTGATCGTTATAAAGAAGGCGGAAATTCGATGTTACCTTTGATTAAATCGATGCAACCTGTTCGTTTAGAACCGATTGGCACGAGAGAACTCAAAGTGAACGATATCGTATTTTGCAAAGTTCGCGGTAGCTTTTTTACACATAAAATCAGTAAAATCCGCGGTAAGCAATATCAAATTTCTAATAATCACAAACACGTGAATGGTTGGATTACACGTAATAGTATTTATGGCATTGTCACCAAAATTTGGTAA
- a CDS encoding Cof-type HAD-IIB family hydrolase — MIRAISVDMDGTFLDGNGEYDRARFEKMYEKLVKQDIKFIVASGNQYYQLKSFFPGKDEELFYVAENGAVIFHQGELRSVNRFEEKLVQKILRTLIQEYQDLQVILCGVKSAYLLKAAHPDFKTFARKYYFELQEVDSFDVLPDDTFIKFALDVEVTKTGQIVEDLNQTFAGEIRAVSSGHGSIDIIIPGVTKGSAIQQLLNEWQMAPEDLLAFGDANNDIEMLQLTPNSYAMQESSPEVLAAAKHVAPSNKEAGVLQVIEDYLKKNQRP, encoded by the coding sequence ATGATTAGAGCGATTTCTGTAGATATGGACGGGACTTTTTTAGATGGAAATGGTGAATATGATCGTGCTAGATTTGAGAAGATGTATGAAAAATTAGTAAAGCAAGACATCAAATTTATTGTTGCAAGCGGGAACCAATATTATCAGCTTAAATCTTTCTTCCCTGGAAAGGACGAGGAACTTTTTTACGTCGCTGAAAATGGAGCAGTTATTTTTCATCAAGGAGAACTTCGAAGTGTGAATCGTTTTGAGGAAAAATTAGTGCAAAAGATTTTGCGGACGTTGATTCAAGAATATCAGGATTTGCAAGTAATCCTTTGTGGGGTGAAAAGTGCGTATTTATTAAAAGCGGCGCACCCAGATTTTAAAACATTTGCGAGAAAGTATTATTTTGAGTTACAAGAGGTGGATTCATTCGATGTGCTTCCAGATGATACTTTTATCAAATTTGCACTTGATGTGGAAGTGACTAAAACCGGGCAAATTGTGGAAGATTTGAATCAAACGTTTGCTGGCGAAATTCGCGCTGTGTCGAGTGGACATGGGAGTATTGATATTATTATTCCGGGGGTAACAAAAGGGAGCGCGATTCAACAACTCTTAAATGAATGGCAAATGGCGCCGGAGGATTTACTCGCTTTTGGTGATGCGAATAATGATATCGAAATGTTGCAACTAACTCCAAATAGTTACGCCATGCAAGAAAGCAGTCCAGAAGTTCTTGCTGCTGCAAAACATGTAGCTCCTTCGAATAAGGAAGCTGGCGTGTTACAAGTTATAGAAGATTACTTGAAGAAAAACCAAAGACCTTGA
- a CDS encoding GRP family sugar transporter produces the protein MSIYLIALLPVLGWGFMPIIANLRKSTPEEQLLGTSISALLFAFILFWILSPEITVLSFIVSFVSGIFWSFGQLLQFKGIAASSVAKAMPISNGTQLVGATLFAVLVFREWQTVTAVIIGVVAVILILIGVVMTGFQKRGNHITESVSFHVYGIVILSSFFLTLYVVTNQLFDVTGFSIILPQAIGMLTCAIGINLAKKTAISRKNVTFNLMTGLSWSIANLGMFLATAVLGVATSFSISQACVIVATIGGILIFKQKKSPLEWTFILSGILLIMVGVILLSLLK, from the coding sequence ATGTCTATTTATCTTATTGCGTTACTCCCTGTTCTTGGATGGGGATTTATGCCGATAATTGCGAACTTACGAAAAAGCACCCCCGAGGAACAACTACTGGGGACATCAATTAGCGCGCTATTATTTGCTTTCATTTTGTTCTGGATTTTATCACCAGAAATAACGGTTCTTTCTTTTATTGTGAGTTTTGTTTCGGGTATTTTTTGGAGTTTTGGTCAATTACTGCAGTTTAAAGGGATTGCGGCTTCAAGTGTCGCGAAGGCAATGCCGATTTCAAACGGAACTCAGCTAGTTGGCGCAACGCTTTTTGCTGTTCTCGTGTTTCGGGAATGGCAAACAGTTACGGCTGTTATCATCGGAGTTGTTGCAGTTATTTTAATCTTGATTGGGGTGGTAATGACCGGGTTTCAAAAACGCGGGAATCATATCACGGAGTCGGTTTCATTTCATGTCTACGGTATCGTTATTCTATCTTCTTTCTTTTTAACGCTTTACGTAGTAACAAACCAGCTATTTGATGTCACTGGCTTTTCTATCATTTTACCACAAGCAATCGGGATGCTAACATGCGCCATTGGTATTAACTTAGCGAAAAAGACTGCTATTTCCCGAAAAAATGTTACATTTAACTTAATGACCGGGTTGTCGTGGTCGATCGCCAATTTAGGTATGTTCTTAGCAACAGCAGTACTTGGTGTCGCAACAAGTTTCTCGATTTCACAAGCCTGCGTTATCGTCGCGACAATCGGCGGCATCCTCATTTTTAAGCAGAAAAAAAGCCCGCTGGAATGGACATTTATCCTTTCGGGGATATTGTTAATTATGGTAGGGGTTATCTTGTTAAGTTTACTAAAATAG